One genomic region from Hyalangium ruber encodes:
- a CDS encoding beta-propeller fold lactonase family protein produces MRAPLYGPAMMNARAAYLLGSAVFLLLGACGDTLPPEPQCAEAPLPLQNARAHTLGETFYLPATLRNEQCSDKLEWRVASSPEGSDNSVYSQGGPQPRFTPDVPGDYTFRLGDLSSSVLNLRVVERAPAERFRNHYLTPLYGAARVGDELWTANGASYTVSRLVQVDGTWRKQGEVTVGSWPAALAWRDPLPYVLVAHRGSDTVGFISRERGVLEDALWVGDEPSGLAISPDGKRLYVSLATMRQVAVVDLERREVVAHVNAGFDPRALAISPDGKRLFVASYRSGNRVKDTRGTYTPADDQDIRVIDTETLRLDAIVEGVSTDLRALALSEDGAELFIAATDGDPEPSQAEPNARPFVHEVVVVGADPARPGYGQVLRRADLWRRTGSAGPLVNPAGVLVVGDTVWVSSESSDQVVALDRAQLTEKARVTVGQGARQLVALDAQGTVAVHCFQSFEAWVVGADGQVRATVKLTEDPRPADVALGERVFTRPGSNFAQNHACSSCHIETQNNGLIWRFGPSIWHNARPLQLLSATTPLEWGAYVSSADNFGYQGPASIVSRPATPQEAQGLASFLGSLLGAPRATGYTRLDGSYTEAGLRGKAIFEGKATCANCHASPLYTSRAYLPRGKSGEPADVPSLFGVYRHGIYFVGGKARSLDAAVDVALDFVEVALSAEERADLLQFLRELTPKGAAPLGIWPDIDSNEGVYPDVRPFVAFADPVDDSIPDRTILQVASEYVVLEDAQGQRVPGRVEVQGGRIEFIPAAPLAPGARYTFRALPGLPFQSGGELWGERSTAFTVAKPAAGRWPRTMMMTVQVPGRNGPMSMDMLLEASDTPRPGGLTLRILPQLFGTQQRQEVWVRVDGDVLRMEPFAMPAGPTSVADAMQVTGTVTQVDPSTQDILRVEGTLRVAGPGIDLPGVPFVITPR; encoded by the coding sequence GTGCGAGCTCCCCTTTATGGACCGGCGATGATGAATGCTCGAGCCGCGTACCTGCTGGGTTCCGCCGTGTTCCTCTTGTTGGGAGCTTGCGGGGACACACTCCCTCCGGAGCCTCAGTGCGCGGAGGCGCCCCTGCCGCTCCAGAACGCCCGCGCCCACACCTTGGGAGAGACGTTCTATCTGCCGGCGACCCTGCGCAATGAGCAGTGCTCCGACAAGCTCGAATGGCGGGTCGCTTCGTCCCCCGAGGGGAGCGACAACTCCGTGTACTCGCAGGGTGGTCCCCAGCCCCGCTTCACCCCAGACGTGCCGGGCGATTACACCTTCCGGCTGGGGGATCTGTCCTCGTCGGTGCTCAACCTGCGGGTGGTGGAGCGCGCTCCGGCCGAGCGCTTCCGCAATCACTACCTGACGCCCCTCTACGGCGCCGCGCGCGTGGGCGACGAGCTGTGGACGGCCAACGGTGCCTCGTACACGGTGTCGCGTCTGGTGCAGGTGGATGGCACCTGGCGCAAGCAGGGCGAAGTGACTGTTGGCTCGTGGCCGGCGGCCCTGGCGTGGCGCGACCCGCTGCCCTACGTCCTTGTCGCTCACCGGGGCAGCGATACCGTGGGCTTCATCAGCCGTGAGCGGGGCGTGCTGGAGGACGCGCTGTGGGTGGGAGATGAGCCCTCGGGGCTGGCGATCTCTCCGGACGGCAAGCGCCTCTATGTCTCGCTGGCCACCATGCGGCAGGTGGCCGTGGTGGACCTGGAGCGGCGCGAGGTGGTGGCTCACGTGAACGCCGGCTTCGACCCGCGCGCCCTGGCGATCTCTCCGGACGGCAAGCGCCTCTTCGTGGCCTCGTACCGCTCGGGCAACCGCGTCAAGGACACTCGCGGCACGTACACGCCGGCGGACGATCAGGACATTCGCGTCATCGATACCGAGACGCTGCGCCTGGACGCCATCGTCGAGGGCGTCTCGACGGACCTGCGTGCCCTGGCGCTCTCCGAGGACGGCGCCGAGCTGTTCATCGCCGCCACCGACGGCGATCCCGAGCCGTCGCAGGCGGAGCCCAACGCGAGGCCCTTCGTCCATGAGGTGGTGGTGGTGGGCGCCGACCCGGCGCGGCCCGGGTATGGCCAGGTGCTGCGGCGTGCGGACCTGTGGCGCAGGACGGGCTCGGCGGGGCCGCTGGTCAACCCTGCTGGCGTGCTCGTGGTAGGCGACACCGTCTGGGTCTCCTCCGAGTCCTCGGATCAGGTGGTCGCGCTCGACAGGGCCCAACTCACCGAGAAGGCCCGCGTTACCGTGGGCCAGGGCGCGCGGCAGCTCGTCGCGCTCGACGCGCAGGGCACGGTGGCCGTTCACTGCTTCCAGAGCTTCGAGGCCTGGGTGGTGGGAGCCGACGGGCAGGTGCGCGCCACGGTGAAGCTCACCGAGGATCCGCGCCCGGCGGATGTGGCGCTCGGCGAGCGCGTCTTCACCCGTCCCGGAAGCAACTTCGCGCAGAACCACGCCTGCTCCAGTTGTCACATCGAGACGCAGAACAATGGGCTGATCTGGCGCTTCGGGCCCTCCATCTGGCACAACGCCCGGCCGCTGCAGTTGCTGTCGGCCACCACGCCGCTCGAGTGGGGCGCCTACGTCTCCAGCGCGGACAACTTCGGCTACCAGGGCCCCGCCTCCATCGTGTCGCGCCCGGCCACGCCCCAGGAGGCGCAGGGGCTGGCGAGCTTCCTTGGCTCGCTGCTCGGCGCGCCACGGGCCACGGGCTACACCCGGCTCGATGGCAGCTACACCGAGGCCGGGCTGCGCGGGAAGGCGATCTTCGAGGGCAAGGCCACCTGCGCCAACTGCCACGCGTCGCCGCTGTACACCTCCCGGGCCTATCTCCCGAGGGGCAAGTCCGGCGAGCCAGCCGATGTTCCCTCGCTCTTCGGCGTCTACCGCCACGGCATCTACTTCGTGGGCGGCAAGGCTCGCTCGCTGGATGCCGCGGTGGATGTGGCGCTCGACTTCGTCGAGGTGGCCCTCTCCGCCGAGGAGCGGGCCGACCTGCTCCAGTTCCTGCGGGAGCTGACGCCCAAGGGAGCCGCCCCGCTGGGCATCTGGCCGGACATCGACAGCAACGAGGGCGTGTACCCGGACGTGCGTCCCTTCGTGGCCTTCGCGGATCCTGTGGATGACAGCATCCCCGACAGGACCATCCTCCAAGTGGCCTCCGAGTATGTGGTGCTGGAGGACGCGCAGGGGCAGCGCGTCCCGGGCCGCGTGGAGGTGCAGGGCGGTCGCATCGAATTCATCCCCGCCGCGCCCCTCGCTCCCGGGGCGCGCTACACCTTCCGGGCGCTGCCGGGCCTGCCGTTCCAGTCGGGAGGGGAACTCTGGGGCGAGCGCTCTACCGCGTTCACCGTGGCGAAGCCCGCCGCGGGCAGGTGGCCGAGGACGATGATGATGACGGTGCAGGTCCCGGGGCGGAACGGGCCCATGTCCATGGACATGCTGCTCGAGGCGAGCGACACGCCCCGGCCGGGAGGGCTCACCCTGCGCATCCTTCCGCAGCTCTTCGGCACCCAGCAGCGCCAGGAGGTGTGGGTGCGCGTGGACGGGGACGTGCTGCGCATGGAGCCCTTCGCCATGCCCGCTGGGCCCACGAGTGTGGCGGACGCCATGCAGGTAACGGGCACCGTCACGCAGGTGGACCCGAGCACCCAGGACATCCTGCGGGTGGAAGGGACGCTGCGCGTCGCCGGGCCTGGAATCGACCTGCCGGGCGTGCCTTTCGTCATCACCCCCCGGTGA
- a CDS encoding DUF2378 family protein, with translation MDTLRDAQRQLDQRLALAGPEDTCRGLFFNVVLDGLKDLAGHDVEFICRRAAGERKFTDFFSYPVSGFIRLGIAALPLVGARLGGDEAVLRWMGTHSTRSFLNSVAGKTALKLAGNDIKRFVNQVPISYRAAVSYGERQVVWTGETQGRVIFKRDFMPPAYHEGILSQVLETLGGRNVRVRGQATSALDSVYELSWDKAAGR, from the coding sequence ATGGACACCCTCCGCGACGCACAGAGACAGCTCGATCAACGCCTCGCCCTCGCAGGGCCAGAGGACACGTGTCGGGGCCTTTTCTTCAACGTCGTTCTGGACGGTCTGAAGGACCTGGCAGGTCATGACGTCGAGTTCATCTGCCGCCGGGCCGCGGGGGAGCGGAAGTTCACCGACTTCTTCAGCTACCCGGTTTCGGGCTTCATCCGGCTGGGGATCGCCGCGCTGCCGCTGGTGGGGGCTCGGCTGGGGGGGGATGAGGCCGTGCTGCGGTGGATGGGGACCCACTCCACACGCAGCTTCCTGAACAGCGTGGCGGGGAAGACGGCGCTGAAGCTGGCGGGCAATGACATCAAGCGCTTCGTCAACCAGGTGCCTATCAGCTACCGGGCGGCGGTGAGCTACGGGGAGCGGCAGGTGGTGTGGACGGGAGAGACCCAGGGTCGTGTCATCTTCAAACGCGACTTCATGCCGCCCGCCTACCACGAGGGGATATTGAGCCAGGTGCTGGAGACGCTGGGCGGGCGCAACGTGCGGGTGCGCGGCCAGGCCACCAGCGCGCTCGACTCGGTGTACGAGCTGAGCTGGGACAAGGCCGCGGGGCGCTGA
- a CDS encoding SGNH/GDSL hydrolase family protein — protein MNPLTHSRLCVHLLLILGVWGLTWAPPATAATPPRPLRVLFIGNSYTYNNNLPAQLEGLARSAQPPVPIETRTVARPGVRLQQHWDRGEALAALRQGRWDYVVLQEQSTLGLLLIEGRHEVNDPELAFHPYARRFAEEARRVGAQPLFLLTWARRDTPESQARLTQAYMAVARELGAPIIPAGLAWARARQESPQLALYHQDGSHPSPAGTYLTASALFATLTGRSPVGLASTLTGHPMPEGVLNPARTVKLATLSPEEAEPLQRVAWTTYEELRQSGGYVEVEPPAPALPTLPEGQPLGTVLLQGTWQGQLRFYSQEAGQSPATLHLALKQEAEHLGGTVRIVFPNGKEEGPFPLEALAVEPSRLRFATPLLGNGRGTVEHEAVLTSEGLVGLARYENPRNHDRYVGTWKLQREGLPASPSEFSDYEASLPCP, from the coding sequence ATGAACCCCCTGACCCATTCTCGCCTCTGCGTCCATCTGCTGCTGATACTCGGGGTATGGGGCCTGACCTGGGCCCCCCCGGCAACGGCGGCCACGCCTCCCCGTCCCCTCCGCGTCCTCTTTATTGGCAACAGCTACACGTACAACAACAACCTCCCGGCCCAGTTGGAGGGCCTGGCCCGCTCGGCCCAGCCCCCCGTCCCCATCGAGACGCGCACCGTGGCCCGCCCCGGTGTCCGGTTGCAGCAGCATTGGGACCGGGGCGAGGCGCTCGCGGCGCTGCGCCAGGGCCGGTGGGACTACGTGGTGCTCCAGGAGCAGAGCACGCTGGGCCTCTTGCTCATCGAAGGCCGCCACGAGGTGAATGATCCCGAGCTGGCCTTCCACCCCTACGCGCGGCGCTTCGCCGAGGAGGCCCGCAGGGTGGGGGCCCAACCGCTCTTCCTGCTCACCTGGGCCCGGCGGGACACCCCCGAGTCCCAGGCGCGGCTGACGCAGGCCTATATGGCCGTGGCCCGGGAGCTGGGAGCCCCCATCATCCCCGCGGGGCTGGCCTGGGCGCGCGCGCGCCAGGAGTCCCCACAGCTCGCCCTGTACCACCAGGACGGCAGCCACCCCTCACCCGCGGGCACCTACCTCACCGCCTCCGCGCTCTTCGCGACGCTCACGGGGCGCTCCCCGGTGGGCCTGGCCTCCACCCTCACCGGACATCCGATGCCCGAAGGCGTGCTCAACCCCGCAAGGACGGTGAAGCTGGCCACGCTGTCTCCCGAGGAGGCTGAGCCCCTCCAACGCGTGGCCTGGACCACCTACGAGGAGCTGCGCCAGAGCGGTGGCTATGTGGAGGTCGAGCCTCCCGCCCCAGCGCTGCCGACCCTGCCCGAGGGCCAGCCCCTGGGGACGGTGCTGCTGCAGGGGACATGGCAGGGACAGTTGCGCTTCTACTCCCAGGAGGCGGGCCAATCTCCCGCCACGCTCCACCTCGCGCTGAAGCAGGAGGCCGAACACCTGGGCGGCACCGTGCGCATCGTCTTCCCCAACGGCAAGGAGGAGGGCCCCTTCCCGCTCGAGGCGCTCGCGGTGGAGCCTTCCCGGCTGCGCTTCGCCACCCCGCTCCTGGGCAATGGGCGCGGCACGGTGGAGCACGAAGCGGTGCTCACCTCCGAGGGACTGGTGGGCCTGGCCCGCTACGAGAACCCGCGCAACCACGATCGCTACGTGGGCACCTGGAAGCTGCAACGCGAGGGGCTCCCCGCGAGCCCTTCCGAGTTCTCCGACTACGAGGCCTCGCTGCCCTGCCCCTGA
- a CDS encoding 1-phosphofructokinase family hexose kinase, with product MKPIVTLTINPTIDLATAVAEVTPEHKLRCDAERRDPGGGGLNVARVIRELGGESLALYPRGGSTGELLERLLEEKRLRRWPISISGHTRENFTVTERKSGREFRFVMPGPTLTEAEWKTVLDSLSTVAADVEFIVASGSLAPGVPVDFYARVAHIAREQNAKLVLDTSGEPLRAALEEGVFFAKPNRKEFRDMMGPQVDEPAGMAAAARSFLEKGRAEILVVSMGADGAMLTTREGQYRAVPPPVKTASSVGAGDSFVGGMTFGLARGLPPHEAFRWGIASGTAALMSQGTDLCSRQDVEHLLTQVQPTRLA from the coding sequence ATGAAGCCCATCGTGACGTTGACCATCAACCCGACGATCGATCTGGCCACCGCCGTGGCCGAGGTGACTCCCGAGCACAAGCTCCGGTGTGATGCGGAGCGCCGCGATCCCGGAGGGGGTGGGCTCAACGTGGCGCGCGTCATTCGCGAGCTGGGTGGGGAGTCCCTGGCGCTCTACCCCCGAGGGGGCTCCACGGGAGAGCTGCTCGAGCGGCTGCTGGAGGAGAAGCGGCTGCGGCGCTGGCCCATCTCCATCTCGGGCCACACGCGCGAGAACTTCACGGTGACGGAGAGGAAGAGCGGCCGGGAGTTCCGCTTCGTCATGCCGGGGCCCACGCTCACCGAGGCCGAGTGGAAGACGGTGCTGGACTCACTGTCCACCGTGGCGGCGGACGTCGAGTTCATCGTCGCCAGCGGCAGTCTGGCGCCGGGCGTGCCCGTCGATTTCTATGCCCGGGTGGCGCACATCGCGCGCGAGCAGAACGCGAAGCTGGTGCTGGACACCTCTGGCGAGCCGCTGCGCGCGGCCCTGGAGGAGGGCGTGTTCTTCGCCAAGCCCAACCGCAAGGAATTCCGGGACATGATGGGCCCCCAGGTGGACGAGCCGGCCGGCATGGCCGCGGCCGCCCGGAGCTTCCTGGAGAAGGGGCGCGCCGAGATCCTGGTGGTGTCCATGGGAGCCGACGGCGCCATGCTGACGACGCGCGAGGGGCAATACCGGGCGGTGCCGCCGCCGGTGAAGACGGCGAGCTCGGTGGGCGCGGGTGACAGCTTCGTGGGAGGCATGACGTTCGGACTGGCGCGGGGCCTGCCGCCGCACGAGGCCTTCCGGTGGGGCATCGCCTCCGGCACCGCGGCGCTCATGTCCCAGGGCACGGACCTGTGCAGCCGCCAGGACGTCGAGCACCTCCTGACGCAGGTGCAGCCCACGCGCCTGGCTTGA
- a CDS encoding NAD(P)/FAD-dependent oxidoreductase has product MRDVIILGAGPAGLSAALWCDDLGLDALLLERGQEPGGQLPWVHNPIGNYLGLEAANGSELREKFTAQLARKNLSPRTGVEVERVDLKTKQVRLASGEVLEARSLILATGLRRRRLGIPGEAELMGHGVLGSGRTERFSVAGESVCVVGGGDAAVENALLFAEVCPAVTLIHRGPRLTARREFLERLAAEPRIQVFTKAVLERVIGSQHVEAVEVRHGEARELLRLAVRNVLVRIGFEPNSELFAGQLRTDSHGYIAVNLEQETDVENVFAVGDVSNPRAPTVSSATGAGATAAKVIASRLNSGL; this is encoded by the coding sequence ATGCGCGACGTCATCATCCTCGGAGCCGGTCCGGCGGGATTGTCCGCCGCGCTGTGGTGCGATGACCTGGGGCTCGACGCGCTCCTGCTGGAGCGCGGACAGGAGCCGGGTGGACAGCTTCCGTGGGTCCACAACCCCATCGGCAACTACCTCGGGCTGGAGGCCGCCAATGGGAGCGAGCTGCGGGAGAAGTTCACCGCCCAGCTCGCGCGCAAGAACCTCTCCCCTCGGACGGGGGTTGAAGTCGAGCGAGTGGACCTGAAGACCAAACAAGTGCGGCTCGCGAGTGGCGAGGTCTTGGAGGCGCGCAGTCTCATCCTCGCCACGGGCCTGCGCCGCCGCCGTCTGGGGATTCCCGGTGAAGCGGAGCTCATGGGGCACGGCGTGCTGGGGTCCGGTAGGACGGAGCGCTTCTCGGTTGCGGGGGAGTCGGTCTGCGTCGTCGGAGGAGGCGATGCGGCGGTGGAGAATGCCCTCCTGTTCGCCGAGGTCTGTCCCGCGGTCACCCTCATCCATCGGGGCCCTCGACTGACGGCACGCCGGGAGTTCCTGGAGCGCCTCGCGGCCGAGCCCCGGATCCAGGTCTTCACCAAGGCCGTGCTCGAGCGCGTCATCGGGAGCCAGCACGTCGAGGCGGTCGAAGTCCGGCACGGAGAAGCCCGAGAGCTGCTCCGCCTGGCCGTGCGGAATGTCCTCGTCCGCATTGGCTTCGAGCCGAACAGCGAGCTGTTCGCGGGCCAGCTCCGGACGGACTCGCACGGCTACATCGCCGTCAACCTCGAGCAGGAGACGGACGTGGAGAACGTCTTCGCCGTCGGGGATGTGTCCAACCCGCGCGCGCCCACTGTCAGCAGCGCCACGGGGGCGGGAGCGACGGCGGCCAAGGTGATCGCCTCCCGCCTCAACAGCGGCCTCTGA
- a CDS encoding AraC family transcriptional regulator, which yields MERLNESRIGAVLKEAYAVRAATSMVSTPHAQHGVGLLVGLDSDVTVVEPGRAPVRGRVLVVPPQLWHSASCPGPSLGFLYDPQAAPRLADYSRAPGGAFPLEGRLAARLGAAMASHRASLSHPEVLDGLSREAEGWLGKDSSHRELDRRVARVLEALRDPSVDRRLVLAHSGISQAHLQALFVRDVGLPIRTFLLWRRLLVALAAFSRLDATSAAHLAGFADLAHFSRTCRRMLGYSPTTLRGKLLPA from the coding sequence ATGGAGCGCTTGAACGAATCTCGGATTGGGGCCGTGCTCAAGGAGGCGTACGCGGTGCGCGCCGCGACCTCGATGGTCTCGACGCCGCACGCCCAGCACGGCGTCGGGCTCCTCGTCGGGCTGGACAGCGACGTGACCGTGGTGGAGCCGGGCCGTGCGCCCGTGCGAGGGCGTGTGCTCGTGGTGCCTCCCCAGCTGTGGCACTCCGCCTCCTGTCCTGGGCCCAGCCTCGGGTTCCTCTATGACCCGCAGGCGGCGCCGCGACTCGCGGACTACTCGCGCGCACCGGGCGGAGCCTTCCCGCTCGAAGGTCGCCTCGCGGCGCGGCTCGGCGCGGCGATGGCCTCGCACCGCGCCTCCCTGTCCCATCCCGAGGTTCTCGATGGGCTCTCGCGCGAGGCCGAGGGCTGGCTCGGCAAGGACTCCTCCCACCGCGAGCTGGACCGGCGCGTCGCGCGCGTCCTCGAGGCCTTGCGCGATCCGAGCGTCGACCGGCGTCTCGTCCTCGCGCACAGTGGCATCTCCCAGGCACACCTGCAGGCGCTGTTCGTCCGGGACGTGGGCCTGCCCATTCGCACCTTCCTGCTCTGGCGCAGGCTCCTCGTCGCGCTGGCGGCCTTCTCGCGCCTGGATGCGACGAGCGCCGCTCACCTCGCGGGGTTCGCTGACCTGGCTCACTTCTCGAGAACCTGTCGCCGCATGCTCGGCTATTCCCCGACAACGCTGCGCGGCAAGCTCCTCCCGGCGTAG
- a CDS encoding cytochrome P450: protein MMNFFSDDTRRNPYPAYDQIRGHSPVLHEPNADLWMVFDYEGAKRVLHDHESFSSVIAPPTAQTSQWLVFSDPPRHTKLRALIMRAFTSWAVAGLESRIRELSHALLAPTLEQGELDLVADFSVPLPLMVISEVLGAPIEDLPRFRRWSDMILTLSSTTSGGEEAERAHREFRAVTTEMAASLHGLIEQRRATPKDDLLTRLVEAEVDGERLTEEEILGFFQLLLVAGHETSTNLISNAVLCLIDNPDQLARLRAAPELLPSAIEEVLRYRSPVQAMWRVTRREVPLHGQLIPSGKMVMPMIGAANRDPRKFQDANRFDITRDPNPHIAFGHGIHFCIGAPLARLEARIALSALLERMADFELVSEEPWQPRQALHVHGPTHLPIRFKPGLRTPS, encoded by the coding sequence ATGATGAACTTCTTCTCCGACGACACGCGCCGCAATCCCTACCCCGCCTACGACCAGATCCGTGGCCACTCCCCCGTGCTTCACGAGCCGAACGCGGACCTGTGGATGGTCTTCGACTACGAGGGTGCGAAGCGGGTGCTCCACGACCATGAATCGTTCAGCTCCGTCATCGCGCCCCCGACGGCCCAGACTTCCCAGTGGCTCGTCTTCTCCGATCCGCCACGCCACACGAAGCTGCGCGCCCTCATCATGCGAGCCTTCACCTCCTGGGCCGTGGCGGGCCTCGAGAGCCGCATCCGCGAGCTGTCGCACGCACTGCTGGCCCCGACGCTCGAGCAGGGCGAGCTGGACCTGGTCGCGGACTTCTCGGTCCCCCTGCCCCTGATGGTCATCTCGGAGGTGCTCGGCGCTCCCATCGAGGACCTGCCACGCTTCAGGCGCTGGAGCGATATGATCCTCACCCTCAGCTCCACCACCTCGGGCGGCGAGGAAGCGGAGCGGGCGCACCGCGAGTTCCGCGCCGTGACGACCGAGATGGCAGCCTCCCTCCATGGCTTGATTGAGCAGCGGAGGGCCACGCCGAAGGACGACCTCCTGACCCGCCTCGTCGAGGCCGAGGTGGATGGCGAGCGGCTGACCGAAGAGGAGATCCTGGGCTTCTTCCAGCTCCTCCTCGTGGCGGGCCACGAGACGAGCACGAACCTCATCAGCAACGCGGTCCTGTGCCTCATCGACAACCCGGACCAGCTCGCCCGCCTTCGGGCGGCGCCTGAGCTCCTCCCCTCGGCGATCGAGGAGGTCCTGCGCTACCGCTCGCCGGTACAGGCGATGTGGCGCGTGACGAGGCGGGAGGTCCCGCTACACGGTCAGCTCATCCCCTCGGGCAAGATGGTGATGCCGATGATCGGCGCGGCGAACCGGGACCCTCGGAAGTTCCAGGACGCGAACCGGTTCGACATCACGCGCGATCCCAACCCGCACATCGCGTTCGGACACGGCATCCACTTCTGCATCGGTGCGCCGCTGGCACGCCTGGAGGCCCGCATCGCCCTCTCGGCGCTCCTGGAGCGGATGGCGGACTTCGAGCTCGTGAGCGAGGAGCCCTGGCAACCCCGCCAGGCGCTCCACGTTCATGGCCCGACCCACCTGCCCATCCGCTTCAAACCCGGTCTCAGGACACCTTCTTGA